In Calditerrivibrio sp., the following are encoded in one genomic region:
- a CDS encoding YhdH/YhfP family quinone oxidoreductase has protein sequence MKSFKAVVVEEIDGKFEIKLKEKEVDALPSGDVLVNVKYSSINYKDALSCSGNKGVTKSYPHTPGIDAAGIVEESTCDEFRKGDEVIVIGFDLGMNTPGGFAEYIRVPKSWVVKKPSGLSLREYMIYGTAGVTAALSVDKLIQYGIKVGYGKIAVTGATGGVGLFSIAILSGLGYDVVAITGKMEEADYLKSFGAKEVVDRKEFEQVNTKALLKPQFIAAVDTVGGEVLVNVIKSINYGGAVAVCGMAFSPNISLTVFPFILRGVSLLGIDSVEIRKNDILNKISNVYKLENLDRFSTEIGLEDISGAVEKIKKGEVKGRYLVRVS, from the coding sequence ATGAAGAGTTTTAAGGCTGTTGTGGTTGAAGAGATAGATGGTAAGTTTGAGATTAAGTTGAAGGAAAAGGAAGTAGATGCTCTTCCTTCTGGGGATGTTTTGGTAAATGTTAAGTATTCTTCAATCAACTACAAAGATGCACTCTCCTGTAGTGGTAATAAAGGGGTTACCAAAAGCTACCCCCATACACCTGGGATAGATGCTGCTGGTATAGTAGAGGAGTCTACTTGTGATGAGTTTAGAAAAGGGGATGAGGTCATAGTTATAGGCTTTGATCTCGGGATGAATACCCCCGGTGGTTTTGCAGAATATATTAGGGTTCCAAAGAGCTGGGTAGTAAAAAAACCAAGTGGGTTATCCCTTAGGGAATATATGATATATGGTACGGCAGGTGTTACTGCAGCTTTATCTGTAGATAAACTTATCCAGTATGGGATAAAGGTGGGGTATGGTAAGATAGCTGTAACAGGAGCTACAGGTGGTGTTGGCCTGTTTTCTATTGCTATTTTAAGTGGGCTTGGTTATGATGTTGTTGCAATCACAGGTAAGATGGAGGAGGCAGATTATCTAAAATCTTTTGGGGCAAAAGAGGTAGTTGATAGGAAGGAATTTGAACAGGTTAATACTAAAGCACTTTTAAAACCACAGTTTATAGCAGCTGTGGATACTGTAGGAGGTGAGGTCCTGGTGAATGTCATAAAATCGATTAACTACGGGGGGGCAGTGGCTGTCTGTGGTATGGCTTTTTCTCCTAATATTTCCCTTACCGTTTTCCCATTTATACTGAGAGGGGTTTCTTTGCTTGGTATAGATTCTGTTGAGATAAGGAAAAACGATATCCTTAATAAAATATCTAACGTTTATAAACTAGAAAATCTCGATAGATTTTCTACTGAGATAGGGCTTGAGGATATATCAGGTGCAGTTGAAAAGATCAAGAAGGGCGAGGTAAAAGGTAGATATCTTGTAAGAGTTAGTTAA